A single genomic interval of Piliocolobus tephrosceles isolate RC106 chromosome 7, ASM277652v3, whole genome shotgun sequence harbors:
- the MFHAS1 gene encoding malignant fibrous histiocytoma-amplified sequence 1 isoform X2 encodes MAGMDSGNLKTARLWRDAALRARKLRSNLRQLTLSAAGACPGAGADALESPASPQLVLPANLGDIEALNLGNNGLEEVPEGLGSALGSLRVLVLRRNRFARLPPAVAELGHHLTELDVSHNRLTALGAEVVSALRELRKLNLSHNQLPALPAQLGALAHLEELDVSFNRLTHLPDSLSCLSRLRTLDVDHNQLTAFPRQLLQLAALEELDVSSNRLRGLPEDISALCALKILWLSGAELGTLPAGFCELASLESLMLDNNGLQALPAQFSRLQRLKMLNLSSNLLEEFPAALLPLAGLEELYLSRNQLTSVPSLISGLGRLLTLWLDNNRIRYLPDSIVELTGLEELVLQGNQIAVLPDNFGQLSRVGLWKIKDNPLIQPPYEVCMKGIPYIAAYQKELAHSQPAVQPRLKLLLMGHKAAGKTLLRHCLTEERVEGCPGGGDKEKCYPPSPPPVSKGIEVTSWTADASRGLRFIVYDLAGDESYEVIQPFFLSPGALYVLVVNLATYEPRRFPTTVGSFLHRVGARVPHAVVCIVGTHADLCGERELEEKCLDIHRQIALQEKHDAEGLSRLAQVVDEALARDFELRSASPHAAYYGVSDKNLRRRKAHFQYLLNHRLQILSPVLPVSCRDPRHLQRLRDKLLSVAEHREIFPNLHRVLPRSWQVLEELHFQPPQAQRLWLSWWDSARLGLQAGLTEDRLQSALSYLHESGKLLYFEDSPALKEHVFHNLTRLIDILNVFFQRDPSLLLHKLLLGTSGEGRAEGESSPPVALPTPSQELLRATQLHQYVEGFLLHGLLPAHVIRLLLKPHVQAQQDLQLLLELLEKMGLCYCLNKPKGKPLNGSTAWYKFPCYVQNEVPHAEAWINGTNLAGQSFVAEQLQIEYSFPFTFPPGLFARYSVQINSHVVHRSDGKFQIFAYRGKVPVVVSYRPAKGVLQPHTLSIASHASLPNIWTAWQAITPLVEELNVLLQEWPGLHYTVHILCSKCLKRGSPNPHAFPGRTLVKSTETSDVCGCGISMEKREHLNTWTIFCTWQTLCTAPSVFCGLE; translated from the coding sequence ATGGCTGGGATGGACAGTGGCAACCTGAAGACGGCGAGGCTGTGGCGGGACGCCGCCCTGCGGGCCAGGAAGCTGCGGAGCAACCTGCGCCAGCTCACGCTCAGCGCCGCCGGGGCCTGCCCCGGGGCCGGGGCCGACGCGCTCGAGTCCCCCGCCTCCCCCCAGCTCGTGCTGCCGGCCAACCTCGGAGACATTGAGGCGCTGAACCTGGGGAACAACGGCCTGGAGGAGGTACCCGAGGGGCTGGGGTCGGCGCTGGGCAGCCTGCGCGTCCTGGTCCTGCGCAGGAACCGCTTCGCCCGGCTGCCCCCGGCGGTGGCCGAGCTCGGCCACCACCTCACCGAGCTGGACGTGAGCCACAACCGGCTGACCGCCCTGGGCGCGGAGGTGGTGAGTGCTCTGAGGGAGCTGCGGAAGCTCAACCTCAGCCACAACCAGCTGCCCGCCCTGCCCGCCCAGCTGGGCGCTCTCGCCCACCTGGAGGAGCTGGACGTCAGCTTTAACCGGCTGACGCACCTGCCCGActccctctcctgcctctcccgCCTGCGCACCCTGGACGTGGATCACAACCAGCTCACTGCCTTCCCCCGACAGCTGCTGCAGCTGGCGGCCCTGGAGGAGCTGGACGTGTCCAGCAACCGACTGCGAGGCCTGCCTGAGGATATCAGTGCCCTATGTGCCCTCAAGATTCTCTGGCTGAGTGGGGCTGAGCTTGGCACGCTGCCCGCCGGCTTCTGCGAGCTGGCCAGTTTGGAGAGCCTCATGCTAGACAACAACGGACTGCAGGCTCTGCCCGCCCAGTTCAGCCGCCTGCAGCGGCTCAAAATGCTCAACCTCTCTTCCAACCTCTTGGAGGAGTTCCCTGCCGCGCTGCTGCCCCTGGCTGGTCTGGAGGAGCTCTATCTTAGTCGCAACCAGCTCACCTCGGTGCCATCCCTTATCTCGGGCCTGGGCCGGCTTCTCACCCTGTGGCTGGATAATAACCGCATCCGCTACCTGCCGGACTCCATCGTGGAGCTGACGGGCCTGGAGGAGCTCGTGCTGCAGGGGAACCAGATCGCGGTGCTGCCGGACAACTTTGGCCAGCTCTCCCGAGTGGGCTTGTGGAAGATCAAGGACAACCCACTGATCCAGCCACCCTACGAGGTCTGCATGAAGGGGATCCCCTACATCGCAGCCTACCAGAAGGAACTGGCTCATTCCCAGCCGGCAGTGCAGCCCCGGCTCAAGCTGCTCCTGATGGGGCATAAGGCTGCAGGAAAGACTTTGCTGCGCCACTGCCTCACGGAGGAGAGAGTGGAGGGATGTCCAGGGGGAGGGGACAAGGAGAAGTGCTACCCACCATCACCTCCCCCTGTGAGCAAGGGCATCGAGGTGACCAGCTGGACGGCCGATGCCTCCCGGGGACTGCGGTTCATCGTGTATGACTTAGCTGGGGATGAAAGTTACGAGGTGATCCAGCCCTTCTTCCTGTCCCCAGGCGCCCTATACGTGCTGGTGGTCAACTTGGCCACCTATGAGCCTCGCCGCTTTCCCACCACCGTGGGCTCCTTCTTGCATCGGGTCGGGGCGAGAGTGCCCCACGCGGTGGTGTGCATCGTGGGCACCCACGCGGACCTGTGCGGAGAGCGCGAGCTGGAGGAGAAGTGTCTGGACATTCACCGCCAGATCGCCCTGCAGGAGAAGCACGACGCGGAGGGGCTGAGCCGCTTGGCCCAGGTGGTGGATGAGGCACTGGCCCGGGACTTCGAGCTACGCTCTGCCAGCCCCCACGCAGCCTACTACGGCGTTTCGGACAAGAACCTTCGTCGGCGCAAGGCCCATTTTCAATACCTGCTCAACCACCGGCTGCAGATCCTCTCCCCGGTGTTGCCTGTGAGCTGCAGGGACCCGCGCCACTTACAACGCCTTCGGGACAAGTTGCTGTCAGTTGCTGAGCACCGAGAAATCTTCCCCAACTTACACAGAGTACTGCCTCGATCCTGGCAGGTGCTGGAGGAACTGCATTTCCAGCCACCTCAGGCCCAGAGACTGTGGCTAAGCTGGTGGGACTCGGCGCGCCTGGGCCTGCAGGCGGGTCTGACCGAGGACCGACTGCAGAGTGCCCTTTCCTACCTGCATGAGAGCGGCAAGCTACTTTACTTTGAGGACAGTCCGGCCCTCAAGGAGCACGTCTTCCACAACCTCACCCGCCTCATCGACATCCTCAATGTCTTCTTCCAGAGGGATCCCTCCTTGTTGCTGCATAAGCTGCTCCTAGGGACCAGTGGAGAGGGCAGGGCGGAAGGGGAAAGCTCCCCGCCCGTGGCGCTGCCCACCCCGAGCCAGGAACTGCTCCGGGCCACCCAGCTCCATCAGTATGTGGAGGGCTTTCTGTTGCATGGGCTCTTGCCAGCTCATGTCATTCGGTTGCTGCTTAAGCCTCATGTCCAGGCCCAGCAGGACTTGCAGCTGTTGCTGGAGCTGCTGGAAAAGATGGGACTCTGTTACTGCCTCAATAAACCCAAGGGCAAGCCTTTGAATGGGTCCACAGCTTGGTACAAGTTCCCATGCTATGTGCAGAACGAGGTGCCCCATGCAGAAGCCTGGATTAATGGGACCAACCTAGCTGGGCAGTCTTTTGTGGCTGAGCAGTTGCAGATTGAATATAGCTTTCCTTTTACCTTTCCACCGGGGTTGTTTGCACGGTACAGTGTCCAGATCAACAGCCACGTGGTGCACAGGTCGGATGGTAAATTTCAGATCTTTGCCTACCGAGGGAAAGTTCCTGTGGTGGTGAGTTACAGACCTGCCAAGGGAGTCCTGCAGCCACACACCCTGTCCATTGCTAGCCATGCATCACTACCAAATATATGGACCGCATGGCAAGCCATAACCCCCTTGGTGGAGGAACTGAATGTCCTACTTCAGGAATGGCCTGGACTGCACTACACCGTGCACATTCTCTGTTCTAAGTGCCTTAAGAGAGGATCGCCCAACCCACATGCTTTTCCAG
- the MFHAS1 gene encoding malignant fibrous histiocytoma-amplified sequence 1 isoform X1, translating to MAGMDSGNLKTARLWRDAALRARKLRSNLRQLTLSAAGACPGAGADALESPASPQLVLPANLGDIEALNLGNNGLEEVPEGLGSALGSLRVLVLRRNRFARLPPAVAELGHHLTELDVSHNRLTALGAEVVSALRELRKLNLSHNQLPALPAQLGALAHLEELDVSFNRLTHLPDSLSCLSRLRTLDVDHNQLTAFPRQLLQLAALEELDVSSNRLRGLPEDISALCALKILWLSGAELGTLPAGFCELASLESLMLDNNGLQALPAQFSRLQRLKMLNLSSNLLEEFPAALLPLAGLEELYLSRNQLTSVPSLISGLGRLLTLWLDNNRIRYLPDSIVELTGLEELVLQGNQIAVLPDNFGQLSRVGLWKIKDNPLIQPPYEVCMKGIPYIAAYQKELAHSQPAVQPRLKLLLMGHKAAGKTLLRHCLTEERVEGCPGGGDKEKCYPPSPPPVSKGIEVTSWTADASRGLRFIVYDLAGDESYEVIQPFFLSPGALYVLVVNLATYEPRRFPTTVGSFLHRVGARVPHAVVCIVGTHADLCGERELEEKCLDIHRQIALQEKHDAEGLSRLAQVVDEALARDFELRSASPHAAYYGVSDKNLRRRKAHFQYLLNHRLQILSPVLPVSCRDPRHLQRLRDKLLSVAEHREIFPNLHRVLPRSWQVLEELHFQPPQAQRLWLSWWDSARLGLQAGLTEDRLQSALSYLHESGKLLYFEDSPALKEHVFHNLTRLIDILNVFFQRDPSLLLHKLLLGTSGEGRAEGESSPPVALPTPSQELLRATQLHQYVEGFLLHGLLPAHVIRLLLKPHVQAQQDLQLLLELLEKMGLCYCLNKPKGKPLNGSTAWYKFPCYVQNEVPHAEAWINGTNLAGQSFVAEQLQIEYSFPFTFPPGLFARYSVQINSHVVHRSDGKFQIFAYRGKVPVVVSYRPAKGVLQPHTLSIASHASLPNIWTAWQAITPLVEELNVLLQEWPGLHYTVHILCSKCLKRGSPNPHAFPGELLSQPRPEGVAEIICPKNGSERVNVALVYPPTPTVISPCSKKNVGEKHRNQ from the coding sequence ATGGCTGGGATGGACAGTGGCAACCTGAAGACGGCGAGGCTGTGGCGGGACGCCGCCCTGCGGGCCAGGAAGCTGCGGAGCAACCTGCGCCAGCTCACGCTCAGCGCCGCCGGGGCCTGCCCCGGGGCCGGGGCCGACGCGCTCGAGTCCCCCGCCTCCCCCCAGCTCGTGCTGCCGGCCAACCTCGGAGACATTGAGGCGCTGAACCTGGGGAACAACGGCCTGGAGGAGGTACCCGAGGGGCTGGGGTCGGCGCTGGGCAGCCTGCGCGTCCTGGTCCTGCGCAGGAACCGCTTCGCCCGGCTGCCCCCGGCGGTGGCCGAGCTCGGCCACCACCTCACCGAGCTGGACGTGAGCCACAACCGGCTGACCGCCCTGGGCGCGGAGGTGGTGAGTGCTCTGAGGGAGCTGCGGAAGCTCAACCTCAGCCACAACCAGCTGCCCGCCCTGCCCGCCCAGCTGGGCGCTCTCGCCCACCTGGAGGAGCTGGACGTCAGCTTTAACCGGCTGACGCACCTGCCCGActccctctcctgcctctcccgCCTGCGCACCCTGGACGTGGATCACAACCAGCTCACTGCCTTCCCCCGACAGCTGCTGCAGCTGGCGGCCCTGGAGGAGCTGGACGTGTCCAGCAACCGACTGCGAGGCCTGCCTGAGGATATCAGTGCCCTATGTGCCCTCAAGATTCTCTGGCTGAGTGGGGCTGAGCTTGGCACGCTGCCCGCCGGCTTCTGCGAGCTGGCCAGTTTGGAGAGCCTCATGCTAGACAACAACGGACTGCAGGCTCTGCCCGCCCAGTTCAGCCGCCTGCAGCGGCTCAAAATGCTCAACCTCTCTTCCAACCTCTTGGAGGAGTTCCCTGCCGCGCTGCTGCCCCTGGCTGGTCTGGAGGAGCTCTATCTTAGTCGCAACCAGCTCACCTCGGTGCCATCCCTTATCTCGGGCCTGGGCCGGCTTCTCACCCTGTGGCTGGATAATAACCGCATCCGCTACCTGCCGGACTCCATCGTGGAGCTGACGGGCCTGGAGGAGCTCGTGCTGCAGGGGAACCAGATCGCGGTGCTGCCGGACAACTTTGGCCAGCTCTCCCGAGTGGGCTTGTGGAAGATCAAGGACAACCCACTGATCCAGCCACCCTACGAGGTCTGCATGAAGGGGATCCCCTACATCGCAGCCTACCAGAAGGAACTGGCTCATTCCCAGCCGGCAGTGCAGCCCCGGCTCAAGCTGCTCCTGATGGGGCATAAGGCTGCAGGAAAGACTTTGCTGCGCCACTGCCTCACGGAGGAGAGAGTGGAGGGATGTCCAGGGGGAGGGGACAAGGAGAAGTGCTACCCACCATCACCTCCCCCTGTGAGCAAGGGCATCGAGGTGACCAGCTGGACGGCCGATGCCTCCCGGGGACTGCGGTTCATCGTGTATGACTTAGCTGGGGATGAAAGTTACGAGGTGATCCAGCCCTTCTTCCTGTCCCCAGGCGCCCTATACGTGCTGGTGGTCAACTTGGCCACCTATGAGCCTCGCCGCTTTCCCACCACCGTGGGCTCCTTCTTGCATCGGGTCGGGGCGAGAGTGCCCCACGCGGTGGTGTGCATCGTGGGCACCCACGCGGACCTGTGCGGAGAGCGCGAGCTGGAGGAGAAGTGTCTGGACATTCACCGCCAGATCGCCCTGCAGGAGAAGCACGACGCGGAGGGGCTGAGCCGCTTGGCCCAGGTGGTGGATGAGGCACTGGCCCGGGACTTCGAGCTACGCTCTGCCAGCCCCCACGCAGCCTACTACGGCGTTTCGGACAAGAACCTTCGTCGGCGCAAGGCCCATTTTCAATACCTGCTCAACCACCGGCTGCAGATCCTCTCCCCGGTGTTGCCTGTGAGCTGCAGGGACCCGCGCCACTTACAACGCCTTCGGGACAAGTTGCTGTCAGTTGCTGAGCACCGAGAAATCTTCCCCAACTTACACAGAGTACTGCCTCGATCCTGGCAGGTGCTGGAGGAACTGCATTTCCAGCCACCTCAGGCCCAGAGACTGTGGCTAAGCTGGTGGGACTCGGCGCGCCTGGGCCTGCAGGCGGGTCTGACCGAGGACCGACTGCAGAGTGCCCTTTCCTACCTGCATGAGAGCGGCAAGCTACTTTACTTTGAGGACAGTCCGGCCCTCAAGGAGCACGTCTTCCACAACCTCACCCGCCTCATCGACATCCTCAATGTCTTCTTCCAGAGGGATCCCTCCTTGTTGCTGCATAAGCTGCTCCTAGGGACCAGTGGAGAGGGCAGGGCGGAAGGGGAAAGCTCCCCGCCCGTGGCGCTGCCCACCCCGAGCCAGGAACTGCTCCGGGCCACCCAGCTCCATCAGTATGTGGAGGGCTTTCTGTTGCATGGGCTCTTGCCAGCTCATGTCATTCGGTTGCTGCTTAAGCCTCATGTCCAGGCCCAGCAGGACTTGCAGCTGTTGCTGGAGCTGCTGGAAAAGATGGGACTCTGTTACTGCCTCAATAAACCCAAGGGCAAGCCTTTGAATGGGTCCACAGCTTGGTACAAGTTCCCATGCTATGTGCAGAACGAGGTGCCCCATGCAGAAGCCTGGATTAATGGGACCAACCTAGCTGGGCAGTCTTTTGTGGCTGAGCAGTTGCAGATTGAATATAGCTTTCCTTTTACCTTTCCACCGGGGTTGTTTGCACGGTACAGTGTCCAGATCAACAGCCACGTGGTGCACAGGTCGGATGGTAAATTTCAGATCTTTGCCTACCGAGGGAAAGTTCCTGTGGTGGTGAGTTACAGACCTGCCAAGGGAGTCCTGCAGCCACACACCCTGTCCATTGCTAGCCATGCATCACTACCAAATATATGGACCGCATGGCAAGCCATAACCCCCTTGGTGGAGGAACTGAATGTCCTACTTCAGGAATGGCCTGGACTGCACTACACCGTGCACATTCTCTGTTCTAAGTGCCTTAAGAGAGGATCGCCCAACCCACATGCTTTTCCAG